A section of the Pseudanabaena mucicola str. Chao 1806 genome encodes:
- the pyrF gene encoding orotidine-5'-phosphate decarboxylase: MKINLNPVADPRTKIIVALDFPSVREAIKLCDRLPQVSFWKVGLELFIADGNTILRELKARNKKIFLDLKLHDIPNTVASATRVATKYGADFLTIHASGGRAMMQAAQAEVAGSSTQLLAVSLLTSISAEALKSDLQVPIEVSDYVSKLVLLAQASGLSGAVCSPHEVANLRSLLKSRGVDEFCFVTPGVRPAGSAVGDQSRVMTPKEAIAAGANYLVIGRPINAASDPVLAWEQICQDCVY; the protein is encoded by the coding sequence ATGAAAATAAACCTTAATCCTGTAGCTGATCCTCGCACAAAAATTATTGTGGCGCTAGATTTTCCATCGGTGCGCGAAGCGATCAAGTTATGCGATCGCCTACCTCAAGTTAGCTTCTGGAAAGTCGGTCTAGAGCTGTTTATCGCTGATGGTAATACGATTTTACGGGAACTAAAAGCGCGAAATAAAAAAATATTTCTCGATTTAAAGCTCCACGATATCCCTAATACTGTCGCCTCAGCTACTCGTGTTGCGACAAAATATGGTGCTGATTTCCTCACAATTCATGCATCTGGGGGTAGGGCGATGATGCAAGCCGCGCAAGCTGAGGTAGCGGGATCGTCAACGCAACTGTTGGCAGTGTCGCTATTAACCAGTATTTCGGCTGAAGCTCTAAAATCTGATTTACAAGTTCCCATCGAAGTCTCAGACTATGTTTCTAAATTGGTATTACTAGCCCAAGCAAGCGGACTGAGTGGCGCAGTTTGTTCTCCACATGAGGTGGCAAATTTGCGATCGCTCCTCAAGTCAAGGGGAGTCGATGAATTTTGTTTTGTGACCCCTGGGGTACGCCCCGCAGGTTCAGCAGTTGGCGATCAAAGTAGAGTAATGACACCAAAAGAAGCGATCGCCGCAGGGGCAAATTATTTAGTAATTGGCAGACCAATTAACGCTGCATCTGATCCCGTTTTAGCTTGGGAACAAATCTGTCAAGATTGTGTCTATTGA
- a CDS encoding Spy/CpxP family protein refolding chaperone, whose product MKKLNSLILTTCVLIGFAFAWKQLPAIAESWSNADTKGLVKSKGDLAPEKLLQKLNLSEEQKKKIARIFGETNSKIFQILNPEQRKKLEAGIKSKQNVEAIISSLNLSAEQKQRIGGIVTERRNQILAILTPEQKKKLADLVNNK is encoded by the coding sequence ATGAAAAAACTAAATTCATTAATTCTTACGACTTGTGTACTAATTGGGTTTGCTTTTGCTTGGAAACAATTGCCAGCGATCGCTGAATCTTGGAGTAATGCTGATACTAAGGGGCTTGTGAAATCTAAGGGGGATCTTGCACCAGAAAAGTTATTACAAAAGTTAAATCTATCCGAGGAGCAAAAGAAAAAAATTGCGAGAATTTTTGGAGAGACTAATTCAAAGATCTTCCAAATTCTCAATCCTGAGCAACGTAAGAAATTAGAAGCTGGCATCAAATCAAAGCAAAATGTTGAGGCTATTATTAGTTCTCTAAATCTATCTGCTGAACAAAAGCAAAGGATTGGGGGCATAGTTACTGAGCGACGCAATCAGATCCTTGCGATTTTGACTCCTGAACAGAAGAAAAAACTGGCAGATCTCGTTAACAATAAATAG